One Prolixibacteraceae bacterium DNA segment encodes these proteins:
- a CDS encoding DUF2807 domain-containing protein: MKTLKLLSIITLLWVGVVASSIAQVRKNIAPFQTLVVEDIVNVEVHYSKTPYVEVYGSQEFLKVVRVSSKGTTLRCYINGKFKSKKRENQPKNRIVLYTPSFLRIEMQDATDVTLMDHFVLEDRFELNQEAASDFTGVVSAENVTIDLEDASDCNLTVKKCDYLRVHAEDASDVELKSLANEFFLFARDASDCNLDVVAETGEIVSKDASDVEGNLKIANLKCSTASSSDLDLNTQSDRVELNLNGISDSHLSGKTGILVVNTKTADLDAKGLISEVCFVKIDDNAKVKVHATKKINAIVNKRGKLEYTGSPKVQFGSRFERNVSNIENTVSKEASKVISDIKTGSEKWFDENKNKDNNPDDIDSFNTSTDQPSKSWLDQNKNETSDDFTREDIRDIADDVKEEIVMASKDVEAWYKANLDSDVKKVSKKVKIKTNMAYDKAEAFFAKNF; encoded by the coding sequence ATGAAAACATTAAAACTTCTTTCTATTATTACCCTGCTTTGGGTTGGTGTGGTTGCCTCATCTATAGCACAAGTGCGAAAGAACATAGCTCCGTTTCAGACTCTTGTAGTAGAGGACATTGTGAATGTAGAGGTTCATTATAGTAAAACACCATATGTTGAAGTATATGGAAGTCAAGAATTTCTTAAAGTCGTACGTGTTTCATCAAAAGGAACGACGTTAAGATGTTATATAAATGGTAAATTCAAAAGCAAAAAGAGAGAGAATCAACCTAAAAATCGTATTGTTTTATATACGCCATCATTTCTTAGAATTGAAATGCAAGATGCTACAGACGTCACTTTAATGGATCACTTTGTTTTAGAAGATCGATTTGAGTTAAATCAAGAAGCTGCATCTGATTTCACCGGAGTAGTAAGTGCGGAGAATGTGACAATCGATTTAGAGGATGCCAGTGATTGTAACTTGACAGTGAAAAAATGTGACTATCTACGTGTACATGCTGAGGACGCCAGCGATGTTGAATTAAAGTCTTTAGCGAATGAGTTCTTCTTATTTGCACGTGATGCTTCCGATTGTAATCTTGATGTCGTGGCAGAGACAGGAGAGATTGTTTCAAAAGATGCTTCTGATGTTGAGGGTAACTTAAAGATTGCAAATCTAAAGTGTTCGACTGCTAGTAGTAGTGACCTTGATCTAAATACGCAATCTGATCGTGTCGAATTAAACCTAAATGGAATCTCGGATTCCCATTTGTCAGGAAAAACAGGTATCCTTGTGGTAAATACCAAAACCGCAGATTTAGATGCGAAAGGACTCATTTCTGAAGTGTGTTTTGTTAAAATTGACGATAATGCAAAAGTGAAGGTCCATGCTACGAAAAAAATTAATGCAATTGTAAATAAGAGAGGTAAGTTAGAGTATACTGGCTCTCCTAAGGTTCAATTTGGTAGTCGTTTTGAAAGAAATGTTTCTAATATCGAGAATACGGTTTCGAAGGAGGCCTCTAAGGTTATTTCTGATATTAAGACTGGGAGCGAAAAATGGTTCGATGAGAATAAAAACAAGGATAATAATCCTGATGATATTGATAGTTTCAATACATCGACTGATCAACCTTCAAAATCATGGCTTGATCAAAATAAAAATGAGACTTCCGACGACTTTACAAGAGAAGACATAAGAGATATCGCCGATGATGTGAAAGAAGAGATTGTAATGGCCTCTAAAGATGTGGAGGCCTGGTATAAGGCAAACCTAGACTCGGATGTAAAGAAAGTATCTAAGAAGGTTAAAATAAAAACGAACATGGCTTATGATAAAGCGGAAGCCTTTTTTGCAAAGAATTTTTAG
- a CDS encoding DUF2807 domain-containing protein — translation MKRLKHLTILLYIIGAVCTPTFAQEKQVIASFDRLIVDNNIKVEIHHAEDPYVEIFGSPNFLDKLKVQSDNGTLRCYFDKSFRVTEEEVASKNHIVLYTPIFRKMLVRNTATVVFKEKFDFGDHFDMAQENASKVRGEFSAKEIKMVAINASSNKLIIRSELLDVAASNASNVDLNATSNKFNIIAKNASSCKLNVSAKSGRIATMNVSKIKGVVSIGSLKCVTNSNSRLTLDIESKRVDANITGLSDVEFSGKTSSLFLNTDKTDIDARKLKSEVCYVKVFGKASVSVYATQKINALVNSKGNLKCYGTAKVQCSKNTKGHVERFSNETSILPNQHKVDDKFVSFFKGKYKVQDGYDRTDLLEQFFLGKRKVRMPKKSYANMEQFFKGEKNVQYSLNTSDLVKPVDEENDKRRYRNDPKDAAEQFFKGRYKGERRNNPDDATEQFFKRNYKGKKRNTPEGDAEQFFKGNYKRDSKKAIS, via the coding sequence ATGAAAAGACTTAAACATCTTACAATTTTGCTCTATATTATCGGGGCTGTTTGTACTCCAACATTTGCTCAAGAAAAGCAAGTTATTGCTTCTTTTGATAGGCTCATTGTTGATAATAATATAAAAGTGGAGATTCATCATGCAGAGGATCCCTATGTAGAGATATTTGGTAGTCCAAATTTTCTCGATAAATTGAAGGTTCAATCTGATAATGGTACGCTACGGTGTTATTTCGATAAAAGTTTTCGTGTGACAGAAGAAGAGGTTGCTTCCAAAAACCATATCGTGCTCTATACTCCAATATTTCGTAAAATGCTAGTACGTAATACTGCGACTGTAGTATTCAAGGAGAAATTCGATTTTGGAGATCACTTCGATATGGCTCAAGAAAATGCTTCTAAAGTTAGGGGAGAATTTAGTGCGAAAGAAATTAAAATGGTTGCGATAAATGCTAGTTCCAATAAGTTGATTATTCGAAGTGAGCTGCTTGATGTAGCAGCAAGTAACGCAAGTAATGTGGATCTAAATGCTACCAGTAACAAGTTTAATATTATTGCTAAGAATGCCTCCAGTTGTAAATTAAATGTGTCAGCGAAGAGTGGTCGTATTGCAACTATGAATGTTTCTAAGATCAAGGGAGTTGTATCCATTGGGAGTTTAAAGTGTGTTACGAATTCAAATAGTAGGCTAACTTTAGACATAGAATCGAAGCGAGTAGATGCAAATATAACAGGGCTTTCAGATGTTGAATTTTCGGGAAAGACTAGCTCTCTATTCTTGAATACAGACAAAACAGATATAGATGCCCGAAAGCTCAAATCAGAGGTGTGTTATGTGAAAGTATTTGGAAAAGCTTCTGTCTCGGTATATGCTACACAAAAGATCAATGCTTTGGTGAATTCAAAAGGTAACTTGAAGTGTTATGGAACGGCAAAGGTTCAATGTTCAAAAAATACGAAAGGTCATGTAGAACGATTCTCTAACGAGACGTCCATACTACCGAACCAACATAAGGTGGACGATAAATTCGTGAGTTTTTTTAAAGGCAAATACAAGGTTCAGGATGGTTATGATAGAACCGATCTTTTGGAACAATTCTTCTTAGGTAAACGTAAGGTTAGGATGCCGAAAAAATCGTATGCTAATATGGAGCAGTTTTTCAAAGGAGAAAAGAATGTTCAGTATAGCCTAAATACAAGCGACCTTGTAAAGCCGGTCGATGAGGAGAATGATAAAAGAAGATATCGTAATGATCCTAAAGATGCTGCAGAGCAATTCTTTAAAGGTCGTTATAAAGGTGAAAGACGAAATAATCCTGATGATGCTACAGAGCAATTCTTTAAAAGAAACTATAAAGGTAAAAAGCGTAATACCCCTGAAGGTGATGCAGAACAATTCTTTAAAGGAAACTATAAGAGGGATTCGAAGAAAGCAATAAGCTAA
- a CDS encoding cation:dicarboxylase symporter family transporter: MLSIYVCLAIFVALLYLLKTFSVKRVKFHYRNLIAICLGVLFGWAIYRWVPQESYKELVYYFKTVSNLYIRGLKLMIVPIVFISICYTLVKINDQENIGKKFRQIITYFVASVLGAGSIALVMSKIFNFPALIQVDDSMASHIAKGYSQRIDALSDASIGKVVYGLTQKIPTSIFDGFASNNIVGTLVVALLVGLAIRKMQKKKPQEMQRAINALSSLQIIINSMTTFIIKWTPYGVLSLMTMAVAKNGPSLFGDLLQFVGIAYLTMAFIFAMHLIVLSFRGVKPWEQLKGMLPALITGFSTQSSGATLPVTIKCLEENRGVDAETASLTASLGTTMGMNACGAMWPVFMIVLATGVNNQMGLENIDLTSVASIISMLLAVVISSFGIAGLPGTASFAAITAMTIMGVSPQVMGVVLTFVLSIDSLIDMGRTATNIFGVSSAATFISRGK; this comes from the coding sequence ATGTTGTCAATCTACGTATGCCTCGCAATTTTCGTGGCCCTACTGTATCTTTTAAAAACATTTTCTGTCAAAAGAGTAAAATTTCACTATCGTAATTTGATTGCAATATGCTTAGGGGTACTTTTTGGCTGGGCAATATACAGATGGGTTCCACAGGAGAGCTACAAAGAGTTAGTATATTACTTTAAGACAGTCTCTAATCTCTATATCCGTGGATTAAAATTAATGATCGTACCTATCGTTTTCATCTCCATCTGCTATACATTAGTCAAGATCAACGACCAAGAAAATATAGGAAAGAAATTTCGCCAGATCATTACCTACTTTGTTGCATCTGTATTGGGAGCAGGATCTATCGCCTTGGTTATGTCCAAGATATTTAACTTTCCGGCACTAATTCAAGTGGATGATTCTATGGCATCGCATATTGCAAAAGGCTACTCTCAAAGAATTGATGCGCTAAGTGATGCCTCCATTGGGAAAGTCGTCTATGGACTAACACAAAAAATACCAACCTCTATCTTCGATGGATTTGCTAGTAATAATATTGTAGGAACTTTGGTGGTTGCACTCCTAGTGGGACTCGCGATAAGAAAGATGCAGAAGAAAAAACCTCAAGAGATGCAAAGAGCCATCAATGCATTGAGTTCATTGCAGATAATCATAAACAGTATGACTACCTTTATTATCAAATGGACTCCTTATGGGGTGCTCTCTTTGATGACTATGGCTGTAGCTAAAAATGGTCCTTCCCTATTTGGAGACCTACTTCAATTTGTGGGGATCGCCTACCTTACCATGGCATTCATCTTCGCGATGCATTTGATTGTATTATCCTTTAGAGGAGTAAAACCTTGGGAACAACTAAAAGGAATGTTGCCAGCACTCATCACAGGATTTTCTACCCAATCAAGTGGGGCGACACTACCGGTGACTATTAAATGCTTAGAGGAGAATAGAGGAGTAGATGCAGAAACTGCAAGTTTAACAGCATCTTTGGGTACTACTATGGGAATGAATGCTTGTGGAGCCATGTGGCCAGTGTTTATGATTGTTTTGGCAACAGGGGTAAACAATCAAATGGGACTTGAAAATATAGATTTGACCTCCGTTGCATCTATCATCTCAATGCTATTAGCAGTAGTTATCTCCTCTTTTGGTATTGCAGGTTTGCCAGGCACCGCATCCTTTGCTGCGATTACCGCAATGACAATTATGGGAGTGTCTCCTCAAGTCATGGGAGTTGTACTAACTTTTGTTCTCTCTATCGACTCTCTTATCGATATGGGGCGTACTGCAACCAATATTTTTGGAGTATCTAGTGCCGCAACGTTTATCTCTCGAGGGAAATAG
- a CDS encoding trimeric intracellular cation channel family protein, whose product MDLVYTLDLIGTVAFAISGTLSAMEKRFDLFGALFIAAVTAVGGGTVRDCLIGSTPVTWMKTPYYLLAIFIGFLLTILFKRRVLRLKKTLFLFDTIGIAIFTVIGVGKGLEYGLPSYSAIMMGVSTAVVGGVLRDVFCNDIPLIFHREIYATACITGGIFYTLLHYLNYNENVIIPITSLVIVIIRLLSVRFNWSLPKSDLKG is encoded by the coding sequence ATGGATTTAGTTTATACGCTAGACTTAATTGGTACTGTAGCGTTTGCGATCTCTGGGACTTTATCGGCCATGGAGAAGCGATTTGACCTATTTGGGGCATTATTTATTGCGGCTGTAACGGCAGTGGGAGGTGGAACAGTAAGAGATTGCCTCATCGGATCAACCCCTGTAACTTGGATGAAAACCCCATATTATTTATTGGCCATCTTCATCGGATTCTTACTCACGATTCTTTTTAAGAGACGAGTTCTTCGACTAAAGAAAACGTTATTTCTTTTCGATACCATTGGGATTGCCATCTTTACGGTCATTGGTGTGGGAAAAGGCTTGGAATATGGATTACCTTCTTATAGTGCCATTATGATGGGGGTATCTACGGCAGTCGTTGGAGGAGTACTTCGAGATGTCTTTTGCAACGATATTCCTCTTATATTTCATCGAGAGATCTATGCAACAGCATGTATCACAGGAGGGATATTTTACACACTATTACACTATTTAAACTACAATGAGAATGTAATTATACCCATTACCTCTCTTGTAATTGTTATAATCAGACTTTTAAGTGTAAGATTCAATTGGTCCTTACCAAAATCCGATCTTAAAGGATAG
- a CDS encoding aspartate kinase: MPNIVVKFGGSNLKDKSDVTRIIKVIENYGERLIVVVSAFYGVTNYLEESLETLKQGEDVSRTVYSYLHALKRDAVEYHITDTALCEEAWNEIDTCLEELSNLLKGIYLTADASPALCDFVLSYGERLSAIFLSYVLKQRELKSVVAYPEDFGLITDGIFANASVDFKKSKHALMEYFKESKIYVVPGFYGISTKGKVTLLGRGGSDYSAAAIAKCVDAKSLDVWKDVEGFLTSDPREVSQAKNIKHLSYVEAAELAYFGAKILHPRCVEPLIEPNISLRLFHIHGASDDSNPLTIIGGDGYVCASVVKSITHTSEFGILKLKGPGVGSKPGILSVVTTAFSNAGININSVLTSQISINFLLHKNDLHRAKSLIDISTIPSVMEIEHHEDVATIAAIGEGLIDNYGIAARIFSSLAEEKINVRMSCSCASPVVSYFIVSETDRTRAIQAMHRSLFEKKFSPK, from the coding sequence ATGCCGAATATTGTTGTAAAATTCGGCGGATCCAATCTGAAGGACAAGTCAGACGTAACTCGTATTATCAAAGTAATAGAGAATTACGGTGAACGTCTTATTGTTGTGGTATCCGCATTTTATGGAGTAACAAACTACCTAGAAGAGTCGTTAGAGACTCTAAAACAAGGAGAAGATGTTTCAAGAACAGTCTACTCTTATCTACATGCCTTAAAAAGAGATGCTGTGGAGTATCATATTACCGATACCGCACTTTGCGAAGAGGCTTGGAATGAGATTGATACCTGTCTTGAAGAACTCTCAAATCTTTTAAAAGGGATCTATCTTACGGCAGATGCTTCCCCTGCTTTATGTGATTTTGTATTGTCGTATGGGGAGAGGCTTTCTGCAATCTTTCTGTCTTATGTCTTAAAGCAGCGTGAGTTAAAGTCTGTAGTCGCATATCCTGAAGACTTTGGTCTTATTACCGATGGTATTTTTGCCAATGCGTCGGTTGACTTCAAAAAGAGCAAGCATGCGCTGATGGAGTATTTCAAGGAGTCAAAAATATATGTCGTGCCTGGCTTCTATGGGATCAGTACCAAAGGAAAAGTCACCCTTCTTGGTAGAGGGGGTAGCGACTATTCTGCTGCAGCCATTGCCAAGTGTGTTGATGCCAAGTCATTGGATGTGTGGAAGGATGTAGAGGGATTTCTAACTTCAGACCCTAGAGAGGTATCTCAAGCAAAGAATATCAAGCATCTAAGTTATGTGGAGGCTGCTGAATTGGCCTATTTTGGAGCAAAAATCCTTCATCCACGTTGTGTCGAACCTCTGATTGAGCCTAATATATCGCTACGTCTATTCCATATTCATGGGGCTTCTGACGACTCTAATCCATTGACTATTATTGGTGGAGATGGATATGTCTGTGCTTCTGTGGTGAAGAGTATTACACATACAAGCGAGTTTGGTATCTTAAAACTAAAGGGTCCTGGTGTCGGAAGTAAACCAGGGATACTCTCTGTGGTGACTACTGCTTTTAGCAATGCAGGGATTAATATTAACTCTGTTTTGACCTCTCAGATCTCTATTAACTTTCTCCTACACAAGAATGACCTTCATCGTGCTAAAAGCCTGATTGATATCTCTACCATCCCGAGTGTAATGGAGATAGAGCATCATGAAGATGTGGCAACCATCGCCGCTATTGGAGAGGGGTTAATAGATAATTATGGTATAGCTGCACGTATCTTCTCCTCTTTGGCTGAAGAGAAGATTAATGTTCGTATGAGTTGTTCCTGTGCTTCGCCGGTTGTAAGCTACTTTATTGTATCAGAGACGGATAGGACTAGAGCAATTCAAGCAATGCATCGATCTCTATTTGAAAAAAAATTTTCACCAAAATAA
- a CDS encoding O-acetylhomoserine aminocarboxypropyltransferase/cysteine synthase, with protein sequence MTKKNFETLQVHAGRQTDPTTKACATPIYQTAAYAFDSDEHAVNLFELKEFGNIYTRIMNPTSDVFEQRIAALEGGVGALAVSSGHAAQFVALTNILSVGDNFVSSPYLYGGSYNQFHTTFKKIGIQCRFADSLAPDDFEKLIDANTKAIYFETIGNPGFKIPDFEKLVAVAKKYDLPVIVDNTFAGGGYLCRPIEWGANIVVESATKWIGGHGTSIGGVIVDGGNYDWGNGKFPDFQGDPEDDHAMNYAEVFGKDSDFGNIAFIIKARVEGLRDYGTSISPFNSFLLAQGLETLSLRMERHVGNTLALAKWLEKHPSVEQVNYPGLESSPDYELAQKYLSQGAGGVLTVVVKGGKEAAKKVVENVKLAQHLANVGDTKTLIIQPATTTHHQMDEEAQLKAGVHPAMLRISVGIEHIDDIIADFEQALKA encoded by the coding sequence ATGACAAAAAAGAACTTTGAGACGCTACAGGTTCATGCTGGGCGTCAAACAGATCCGACGACAAAAGCATGTGCTACCCCTATTTACCAAACAGCAGCATATGCTTTTGATAGTGATGAACATGCCGTGAATCTATTTGAACTGAAAGAGTTTGGAAATATCTATACTCGCATCATGAACCCGACTTCAGATGTCTTCGAACAGCGTATTGCTGCATTAGAAGGGGGAGTGGGAGCATTGGCAGTATCATCAGGCCATGCTGCCCAGTTTGTGGCCTTAACTAATATATTATCGGTTGGAGATAATTTTGTCTCTTCTCCTTACCTCTATGGAGGATCTTATAACCAATTTCATACCACTTTTAAGAAGATCGGTATCCAATGTCGTTTTGCCGACTCATTGGCTCCTGACGACTTTGAAAAGTTGATTGATGCAAATACCAAAGCAATCTATTTTGAAACCATTGGTAACCCTGGATTTAAGATTCCTGATTTCGAAAAGTTAGTTGCTGTGGCTAAGAAATACGACCTTCCTGTGATTGTGGATAATACTTTTGCAGGAGGGGGCTACCTTTGTCGTCCTATTGAATGGGGTGCTAATATTGTTGTTGAGTCTGCTACCAAATGGATTGGTGGCCACGGTACTTCAATAGGAGGAGTGATTGTCGATGGTGGTAACTACGATTGGGGTAATGGTAAATTTCCTGATTTTCAGGGAGACCCAGAGGATGACCATGCAATGAACTATGCCGAGGTATTTGGTAAAGATAGTGATTTCGGTAATATCGCATTTATTATTAAAGCAAGAGTCGAGGGGCTTCGTGATTATGGAACCTCTATCTCTCCTTTTAATAGCTTCCTTTTGGCTCAAGGATTAGAGACCTTGTCGTTGCGTATGGAACGTCATGTAGGAAACACTTTGGCTTTGGCTAAATGGTTGGAGAAACATCCTTCTGTGGAGCAGGTGAACTACCCAGGCCTAGAGAGCAGTCCAGATTATGAGTTAGCTCAAAAATATCTATCTCAAGGTGCTGGTGGGGTTCTTACGGTGGTTGTGAAAGGTGGAAAAGAGGCTGCCAAAAAAGTAGTTGAAAATGTAAAGTTGGCACAACACTTGGCCAATGTTGGGGATACCAAAACATTGATTATTCAACCTGCTACTACAACACATCATCAGATGGATGAAGAGGCACAATTAAAAGCAGGGGTACATCCTGCAATGCTTCGTATCTCTGTGGGTATCGAACATATTGATGATATTATTGCTGATTTCGAACAAGCATTGAAAGCATAA
- the metA gene encoding homoserine O-succinyltransferase, whose protein sequence is MPLKVPNGLPAITQLKEENIFVMKAQRAESQDIRTMRIAVVNLMPVKETTETDLLRLLSNTPLQVEIDFVRLETHLSKNTSSNHLDNFYRPFGEVKNQRYDGLIVTGAPIEHLPYEEVAYWAEMQEILDWSQTNVTSSMFICWASQAALYHFYGLQKYPLSKKLSGVYPHTLSCPTHPILRGFDDLFYIPHSRNSEVRVEDVVRCKALELLSSSEEAGAYMVMSRDSRQLFVTGHAEYARNTLKQEYDRDVAKGLNPTVPKNYFPLDDPTLKPTKIWASHAHLLFSNWLNYHVYQLTPYEWS, encoded by the coding sequence ATGCCTTTAAAAGTCCCCAATGGTTTGCCTGCAATCACCCAGCTTAAAGAGGAGAATATCTTTGTTATGAAGGCCCAAAGAGCCGAAAGCCAAGATATTCGTACCATGCGTATTGCAGTCGTGAACCTAATGCCTGTAAAAGAGACTACTGAAACTGATCTGTTGCGCCTTCTTTCGAATACGCCACTTCAAGTAGAGATCGATTTTGTTCGTCTAGAAACACACCTTTCAAAGAATACCAGTAGCAACCATTTAGACAACTTTTATCGACCTTTTGGTGAGGTGAAGAATCAACGTTATGATGGATTGATTGTAACGGGGGCTCCTATTGAACACCTCCCTTATGAAGAGGTTGCTTATTGGGCTGAAATGCAAGAGATTCTGGATTGGTCTCAGACCAATGTTACCAGCAGTATGTTTATATGTTGGGCTTCTCAAGCTGCTTTATACCATTTTTATGGGTTACAGAAATATCCTCTCTCTAAGAAGTTATCTGGTGTTTATCCTCATACCTTATCATGTCCCACTCATCCAATTTTACGTGGTTTTGACGACCTTTTCTATATTCCTCACTCTCGCAACAGTGAAGTAAGAGTGGAGGATGTTGTTCGTTGTAAAGCATTGGAGTTACTATCCTCTTCTGAGGAGGCTGGGGCTTATATGGTGATGTCTAGGGATAGTAGGCAACTCTTTGTTACAGGACATGCTGAATATGCTAGAAATACGCTTAAACAGGAGTATGATAGAGATGTCGCGAAGGGATTGAATCCTACCGTTCCTAAGAACTATTTTCCTCTAGACGACCCCACTTTAAAACCTACTAAAATATGGGCTTCGCATGCCCATCTTCTATTTTCAAATTGGCTAAACTACCATGTCTACCAGTTGACTCCTTATGAGTGGAGTTAG
- a CDS encoding IS4 family transposase has protein sequence MQYIYSNELQNQYRMNDKDFTRNRKLKFPKILLFLMNRITKTLSIEIDNIIGVFNKDKKLKTDDHFTKSAFVQSRKKIDYKVFDVLSKKLTDEFYTDNTYKKWHKFRVLAVDGSLLTLPNTKELMEVFGSNQPHTKEPIIQGRVSLLYDVLNGFVIDSTLQPLSRTERDLAIDHIKHATPGDLILYDRGYPSFDMMYQHKKRDIDFLFRVQTNFNKETKEFLNSTDKTKLIELSPSITCLKEKGYTGDETIIVRMNKVVLPNGTVEILISSLLDKDEYRNNIFKDLYFKRWNVEIYYNELKNKLKVGNFSGNSEQVILQDFYSTIFVSNIQTLLIEEINDELKEQKGTKKYNYKVNNNVSYGILKNRIIEIFFTEQEMSKTIFQIKELLKKHTIPIRPNRKNERDTRKFDNRKRPKTLTNQRDAI, from the coding sequence ATGCAATATATATATTCGAATGAATTACAGAATCAATATAGAATGAACGACAAAGATTTTACAAGAAATAGAAAATTAAAATTCCCGAAAATACTTCTCTTTTTAATGAATAGAATTACCAAGACACTATCTATTGAAATTGATAATATCATTGGTGTATTTAACAAAGACAAAAAACTTAAAACAGATGATCATTTTACCAAGAGTGCATTTGTTCAAAGCAGAAAAAAGATTGATTACAAGGTGTTTGATGTTTTATCAAAGAAACTTACTGATGAATTTTATACTGATAATACTTATAAGAAATGGCATAAGTTTAGAGTCCTTGCAGTAGATGGATCGCTTCTAACTCTACCCAATACCAAAGAGTTAATGGAAGTCTTTGGATCTAATCAACCACATACAAAAGAACCTATTATTCAGGGAAGAGTTTCTTTATTATATGATGTATTAAATGGATTTGTTATTGATTCAACACTTCAGCCACTTTCTAGAACAGAACGAGATTTAGCGATTGATCATATAAAGCATGCAACTCCTGGTGATCTTATTTTATATGACAGAGGCTATCCTTCTTTTGATATGATGTATCAACATAAGAAAAGGGATATTGACTTTCTTTTTCGAGTTCAAACGAACTTTAATAAAGAAACAAAAGAGTTTTTGAATAGTACGGATAAAACAAAGTTGATTGAATTATCTCCAAGTATAACATGTTTAAAAGAAAAAGGTTACACTGGTGATGAAACTATCATTGTACGCATGAATAAAGTTGTGTTGCCAAATGGCACTGTTGAAATTCTTATAAGTTCTCTTCTTGATAAAGATGAGTATAGAAATAACATATTTAAAGACCTGTATTTCAAGAGATGGAATGTGGAGATTTATTATAATGAATTGAAGAATAAACTGAAGGTTGGAAACTTTTCAGGGAACTCAGAACAAGTGATATTACAAGATTTTTATTCCACTATTTTTGTTAGCAATATCCAAACCTTATTAATCGAAGAGATTAATGATGAATTAAAAGAACAGAAAGGGACTAAAAAATACAATTACAAAGTAAACAATAATGTATCCTATGGAATCTTGAAGAATAGAATCATTGAGATATTCTTTACAGAACAAGAAATGTCCAAAACGATATTTCAGATTAAAGAACTATTAAAAAAACACACAATTCCTATACGACCGAATAGAAAAAATGAGCGAGACACTAGAAAATTTGATAACAGAAAACGTCCAAAAACACTTACGAATCAAAGAGATGCAATATAA